One segment of Theobroma cacao cultivar B97-61/B2 chromosome 9, Criollo_cocoa_genome_V2, whole genome shotgun sequence DNA contains the following:
- the LOC18589718 gene encoding pentatricopeptide repeat-containing protein At5g59600 has translation MKRTSFCQRTFSLDHIALLLHKCLKAKTLKPGKQLHAWLLVTGTNMEFLSLNSKLVGIYAGCGDLKFAGFMFQKIKTRNVFAVNWMVLASAFNGYFKEAIGYFSLMSESINLCNKFTFSVVLKACVGLMDLDKGKEVHAVANKLCLESDVSVGNGLIDMYCKCGNVGYARKVFERIVERDVASWTSMISGYCNVGNSENALVLFERMKLEGLQPNEFTWNVMIAGFARRGDINAAFALFDRMNKEGMVPDLVTWNASISGFAQSQCPFEALNLFGNMLVSGIKPNHVTLTGLLPACGLTGSVQKGREIHGLIYRLGLDVNVFIASALIDMYSKCGSVKDARNVFDNIPSKNVASWNALIGCYGKHGMVESAIELFERMREEGLQANDATLASVLSACSHSGHVEEGLKIFRSMKQSYGIEGAKEHYACVVDMLCRSGRIVEAYELVKEMPCGVTDSILGAFFNGCKIHGRKDLAKLMGEQILKMELKKPGGFVTLSNIYAADGEWEEVENVRKVMKEKKIHKKPGLSSG, from the coding sequence ATGAAAAGAACATCTTTTTGCCAACGAACCTTCTCTTTGGACCACATTGCTTTGTTATTACATAAGTGCTTAAAAGCAAAAACCTTGAAACCAGGCAAGCAACTTCATGCTTGGTTGTTAGTTACTGGGACTAATATGGAATTTTTGTCTCTGAATTCAAAGCTTGTTGGAATATATGCTGGTTGTGGAGACTTGAAATTTGCTGGTTTCATgtttcaaaaaatcaaaacccgAAATGTTTTTGCTGTGAATTGGATGGTTTTAGCTTCTGCTTTTAATGGCTACTTTAAAGAGGCAATTGGGTACTTTTCTTTAATGTCGGAATCAATAAACCTTTGCAATAAGTTCACTTTTTCTGTCGTGTTGAAAGCTTGTGTCGGGTTGATGGATTTGGATAAAGGAAAGGAGGTTCATGCTGTTGCTAACAAGTTGTGTTTGGAAAGTGATGTAAGTGTTGGTAATGGTTTGATAGATATGTATTGTAAATGTGGAAATGTGGGTTATGCAAGGAAAGTGTTTGAAAGAATAGTCGAGAGAGATGTTGCCTCTTGGACATCCATGATTTCTGGTTATTGTAATGTCGGAAATAGTGAAAATGCGCTTGTTTTGTTTGAGAGGATGAAGTTGGAAGGTTTGCAGCCTAATGAGTTTACGTggaatgtgatgatagcaggGTTTGCTAGGAGGGGAGATATCAATGCTGCATTTGCTCTTTTTGATAGAATGAATAAAGAAGGAATGGTTCCTGATTTGGTTACTTGGAACGCTAGTATTTCAGGTTTTGCTCAAAGCCAGTGTCCTTTCGAAGCATTGAATTTGTTTGGGAATATGTTAGTTTCTGGGATTAAACCAAATCATGTGACTTTAACTGGACTGCTTCCAGCATGTGGATTGACAGGGTCTGTTCAAAAAGGTAGAGAAATTCATGGCTTGATTTACAGATTGGGACTTGATGTCAATGTGTTTATTGCTAGTGCTCTTATTGACATGTACTCCAAATGTGGCAGCGTGAAAGATGCTAGAAATGTATTTGACAATATTCCTAGTAAAAATGTGGCATCATGGAATGCTTTGATAGGATGCTATGGGAAGCATGGCATGGTCGAATCTGCAATAGAACTGTTTGAGAGGATGCGGGAAGAAGGTCTGCAGGCCAATGATGCGACTCTAGCTTCTGTTCTTTCTGCCTGCAGCCATAGTGGTCATGTCGAGGAAGGtttaaagatatttaggtCGATGAAACAGAGTTATGGGATTGAAGGTGCCAAAGAACATTATGCTTGTGTTGTTGATATGTTATGCCGTTCGGGAAGGATTGTAGAAGCTTATGAATTGGtgaaggaaatgccatgtggaGTTACAGACTCAATTCTTGGTGCTTTCTTCAATGGTTGTAAAATTCATGGGAGAAAAGATTTGGCTAAATTGATGGGCgaacaaattctaaaaatgGAATTGAAAAAGCCGGGTGGTTTTGTTACACTATCAAATATTTATGCGGCTGATGGAGAATGGGAAGAGGTTGAGAATGTAAGAAAGGtcatgaaagaaaagaaaatccatAAGAAGCCTGGCTTGAGTTCGGGTTAA
- the LOC18589719 gene encoding anoctamin-8: MGRGRGKGKKLTVSNHEDAGSGEEEKIPAQKRRGRPQKPLKDEIDEEEVEKLEEEDGENGKAGITSKERKSPSAAENGKKRKRNSQVKEKPDLVKEENGVGTRSSIDDSTKSTGFRQNGSRRKSKPRRAAGAVVECK, from the coding sequence ATGGGCAGAGGTAGAGGAAAGGGAAAGAAGTTGACTGTTAGCAACCATGAGGATGCTGGAAGTGGTGAAGAAGAGAAGATTCCTGCGCAGAAGAGAAGAGGAAGGCCACAAAAACcattaaaggatgaaattgatgaagaagaagttgAAAAACTAGAAGAGGAGGATGGTGAGAACGGAAAAGCTGGTATCACAagcaaagagagaaagagtcCCTCTGCTGCAGAGAatggaaaaaagagaaaacggAACTCACAGGTTAAAGAGAAGCCTGATTTGGTCAAAGAAGAGAATGGTGTTGGCACCAGATCAAGCATTGATGACTCAACAAAGTCTACTGGGTTTCGGCAAAATGGGAGTAGGCGGAAAAGTAAGCCACGTCGAGCAGCTGGAGCAGTTGTTGAATGCAAGTGA